A region of Micropterus dolomieu isolate WLL.071019.BEF.003 ecotype Adirondacks linkage group LG01, ASM2129224v1, whole genome shotgun sequence DNA encodes the following proteins:
- the LOC123976288 gene encoding ras-related protein Rab-9A-like isoform X2, which translates to MMSQSTLLKVILLGDGGVGKSSLMNRYVTNKFDSHLFHTIGVEFLNKELEVDGHHVTLQIWDTAGQERFRSLRTPFYRGSDCCLLTFSVDDGQSFHNLANWKKEFTYYADVKDPDNFPFVVLGNKLDVPERQVSGEDVRKWCRENGGHPYFETSAKEAINVASAFEEAVRRILALDDKVDHLIHTNTVDLQRKSPPDPTCC; encoded by the coding sequence ATGATGTCCCAGTCAACTCTGCTGAAGGTGATCCTTCTGGGTGACGGCGGCGTGGGTAAATCATCTCTCATGAACCGCTACGTCACCAACAAGTTTGACTCGCACCTCTTCCACACCATCGGCGTGGAGTTTCTCAACAAGGAGCTGGAGGTGGACGGCCACCACGTCACCCTGCAGATCTGGGACACGGCGGGCCAGGAGCGCTTCCGCAGCCTTCGCACGCCTTTCTACCGCGGCTCCGACTGCTGCCTGCTCACTTTCAGCGTGGACGACGGACAGAGCTTCCACAATCTGGCCAATTGGAAGAAGGAGTTCACTTATTATGCTGACGTGAAGGACCCTGACAACTTCCCCTTTGTGGTGCTGGGCAACAAACTGGATGTGCCTGAGCGGCAAGTGTCAGGGGAGGATGTACGGAAGTGGTGCCGCGAGAATGGCGGCCACCCGTACTTTGAGACAAGCGCCAAGGAAGCTATAAATGTAGCGTCTGCCTTTGAGGAGGCGGTGCGTCGCATCCTGGCGTTGGATGACAAAGTTGATCACCTCATCCACACCAACACAGTGGACTTGCAGAGGAAGAGCCCCCCTGACCCCACCTGCTGCTGA
- the LOC123976281 gene encoding neuronal membrane glycoprotein M6-b-like isoform X2, whose amino-acid sequence MGCFECCIKCLGGVPYASLVATILCFSGVALFCGCGHVALTGTLTMVENHFSRDTSDHANLAMVIQIFQYIIYGIASFFFIYAIILLAEGFYTTSAIKKELQSDFKTTACGRCITAFFMFLTYILALAFLAIFGFTAIPVFLFFNMWNTCAAMKSPDANITSPDSICVDVRQYGIIPWNATPGKACGSTLGDICNTSEFYLSYHLYIVAFAGAGATVIALIHYLMILSANWAYLKSAVSTHEYQDIKTKDDQDLEAEARSKEGQNSSSYS is encoded by the exons GATGCTTCGAGTGCTGCATCAAGTGTCTGGGCGGGGTGCCCTACGCCTCCCTGGTGGCCACCATCCTCTGCTTCTCAGGCGTGGCCCTGTTCTGCGGCTGCGGCCACGTGGCCCTGACCGGGACCCTGACCATGGTGGAGAACCACTTCTCAAGGGACACAAGCGACCATGCCAACCTAGCCATGGT GATTCAGATCTTTCAGTACATCATCTACGGCATCGcctctttcttcttcatctACGCCATCATCCTGCTGGCTGAGGGCTTTTACACCACCAGCGCCATCAAGAAGGAGCTGCAGAGCGATTTTAAGACCACCGCCTGTGGTCGCTGCATCACTGCCTTC TTCATGTTCCTGACCTACATCCTGGCTCTGGCCTTCCTCGCCATATTCGGCTTCACGGCGATACCCGTTTTCCTCTTCTTCAACATGTGGAATACCTGTGCTGCCATGAAGTCTCCTGACGCCAACATCACCTCACCTGACTCCATCTGTGTGGATGTCAGGCAGTACG GTATTATTCCCTGGAACGCCACACCGGGAAAAGCTTGTGGGTCCACACTGGGAGATATCTGTAACACCAGCGAG TTCTACCTGTCCTACCACCTCTACATCGTTGCGTTTGCCGGCGCTGGTGCCACCGTCATCGCATTG ATCCACTACCTGATGATTTTGTCGGCCAACTGGGCCTACCTGAAGAGTGCTGTCTCCACGCACGAGTACCAGGACATCAAGACCAAGGATGACCAGGACCTGGAGGCCGAGGCACGCTCCAAGGAGGGCCAGAACTCCTCCTCTTACTCATAA
- the LOC123976270 gene encoding transcription elongation factor A N-terminal and central domain-containing protein has translation MDVKEIVHCALQIEKCCADRSYGNILTLLSDLDKLHVTAEQLEATDVVKVLYRLLKTCSDDGVKKTAKSLLSKWKRQYSKDTQGVKCTEESKDPKLSWVSVPDKAGDGGVSRQGDSHSGSAQTCDSKVKCVKCADEEASSSCAKDELQTLSVTAESASASCSFSSVRSKCVQLLLTALIPELSDKDKAAELARDIEEHIHELHKSSQVKFKACVRSKVANLRNPKNKHLRQGLLSGSLSPEAFARMSAEEMASAELRQLRKEYSSRGVSERQLPEGVEGTQTQKIRCKRCGGSDCRVTQVSRGALFLPAWVRQGGPDEDAMTFVTCSTCGQQWYHSGWVCL, from the coding sequence ATGGATGTAAAAGAAATAGTCCACTGTGCTCTGCAGATAGAGAAATGCTGTGCAGACAGAAGCTATGGGAACATCTTGACCCTCCTCAGTGACCTTGATAAGTTGCACGTCACAGCAGAGCAGCTAGAAGCGACGGACGTTGTTAAAGTTCTTTACAGGCTCCTGAAGACCTGCTCTGATGACGGCGTGAAGAAAACGGCAAAGAGCTTGTTGTCCAAGTGGAAGAGACAGTACAGCAAAGATACACAGGGTGTGAAATGCACAGAGGAAAGCAAGGATCCTAAGCTGAGTTGGGTCTCTGTACCAGACAAGGCTGGGGATGGAGGAGTATCCAGGCAGGGGGATTCCCACTCTGGTTCAGCACAGACATGTGACAGTAAGGTGAAGTGTGTGAAGTGTGCAGATGAAGAAGCATCCTCCTCATGTGCAAAAGATGAGCTCCAGACTTTGTCTGTCACTGCAGAGAGCGCCTCTGCATCCTGTAGTTTCTCATCTGTAAGATCCAAATGTGTTCAGCTCCTTCTTACTGCTCTCATCCCTGAACTTTCTGATAAAGACAAGGCTGCAGAGCTGGCAAGAGACATTGAGGAGCACATCCATGAGCTCCACAAGTCCAGCCAGGTCAAATTCAAAGCCTGTGTGAGGAGCAAGGTGGCCAACTTGAGGAAtcctaaaaacaaacatcttcgTCAGGGCCTCCTGAGCGGCTCGCTGTCACCTGAGGCCTTTGCACGGATGTCAGCAGAGGAGATGGCTAGCGCAGAGCTCCGGCAGCTGAGGAAGGAGTACTCGTCTCGTGGTGTGAGCGAGAGGCAGCTTCCTGAAGGGGTAGAAGGGACGCAGACGCAGAAGATCCGCTGCAAGAGATGTGGGGGATCAGACTGTAGGGTGACTCAGGTGTCCAGGGGGGCCCTTTTCTTGCCTGCGTGGGTGAGGCAGGGCGGCCCTGATGAGGACGCAATGACTTTTGTGACCTGCAGCACTTGCGGGCAGCAATGGTACCACAGCGGCTGGGTTTGCCTCTAA
- the LOC123976281 gene encoding neuronal membrane glycoprotein M6-b-like isoform X1 translates to MDGTKPAMESNAEETQDEGQESKGCFECCIKCLGGVPYASLVATILCFSGVALFCGCGHVALTGTLTMVENHFSRDTSDHANLAMVIQIFQYIIYGIASFFFIYAIILLAEGFYTTSAIKKELQSDFKTTACGRCITAFFMFLTYILALAFLAIFGFTAIPVFLFFNMWNTCAAMKSPDANITSPDSICVDVRQYGIIPWNATPGKACGSTLGDICNTSEFYLSYHLYIVAFAGAGATVIALIHYLMILSANWAYLKSAVSTHEYQDIKTKDDQDLEAEARSKEGQNSSSYS, encoded by the exons GATGCTTCGAGTGCTGCATCAAGTGTCTGGGCGGGGTGCCCTACGCCTCCCTGGTGGCCACCATCCTCTGCTTCTCAGGCGTGGCCCTGTTCTGCGGCTGCGGCCACGTGGCCCTGACCGGGACCCTGACCATGGTGGAGAACCACTTCTCAAGGGACACAAGCGACCATGCCAACCTAGCCATGGT GATTCAGATCTTTCAGTACATCATCTACGGCATCGcctctttcttcttcatctACGCCATCATCCTGCTGGCTGAGGGCTTTTACACCACCAGCGCCATCAAGAAGGAGCTGCAGAGCGATTTTAAGACCACCGCCTGTGGTCGCTGCATCACTGCCTTC TTCATGTTCCTGACCTACATCCTGGCTCTGGCCTTCCTCGCCATATTCGGCTTCACGGCGATACCCGTTTTCCTCTTCTTCAACATGTGGAATACCTGTGCTGCCATGAAGTCTCCTGACGCCAACATCACCTCACCTGACTCCATCTGTGTGGATGTCAGGCAGTACG GTATTATTCCCTGGAACGCCACACCGGGAAAAGCTTGTGGGTCCACACTGGGAGATATCTGTAACACCAGCGAG TTCTACCTGTCCTACCACCTCTACATCGTTGCGTTTGCCGGCGCTGGTGCCACCGTCATCGCATTG ATCCACTACCTGATGATTTTGTCGGCCAACTGGGCCTACCTGAAGAGTGCTGTCTCCACGCACGAGTACCAGGACATCAAGACCAAGGATGACCAGGACCTGGAGGCCGAGGCACGCTCCAAGGAGGGCCAGAACTCCTCCTCTTACTCATAA
- the LOC123976288 gene encoding ras-related protein Rab-9A-like isoform X1: MSKHLATMVKLLSLLLVSPNVPCSKVGLTRLPAAMMSQSTLLKVILLGDGGVGKSSLMNRYVTNKFDSHLFHTIGVEFLNKELEVDGHHVTLQIWDTAGQERFRSLRTPFYRGSDCCLLTFSVDDGQSFHNLANWKKEFTYYADVKDPDNFPFVVLGNKLDVPERQVSGEDVRKWCRENGGHPYFETSAKEAINVASAFEEAVRRILALDDKVDHLIHTNTVDLQRKSPPDPTCC, from the exons atgagcaagcacttagCGACAatg GTGAAACTACTTTCTCTATTGCTGGTGTCTCCAAACGTCCCGTGCTCCAAAGTTGGCCTGACCCGGCTCCCTGCAGCTATGATGTCCCAGTCAACTCTGCTGAAGGTGATCCTTCTGGGTGACGGCGGCGTGGGTAAATCATCTCTCATGAACCGCTACGTCACCAACAAGTTTGACTCGCACCTCTTCCACACCATCGGCGTGGAGTTTCTCAACAAGGAGCTGGAGGTGGACGGCCACCACGTCACCCTGCAGATCTGGGACACGGCGGGCCAGGAGCGCTTCCGCAGCCTTCGCACGCCTTTCTACCGCGGCTCCGACTGCTGCCTGCTCACTTTCAGCGTGGACGACGGACAGAGCTTCCACAATCTGGCCAATTGGAAGAAGGAGTTCACTTATTATGCTGACGTGAAGGACCCTGACAACTTCCCCTTTGTGGTGCTGGGCAACAAACTGGATGTGCCTGAGCGGCAAGTGTCAGGGGAGGATGTACGGAAGTGGTGCCGCGAGAATGGCGGCCACCCGTACTTTGAGACAAGCGCCAAGGAAGCTATAAATGTAGCGTCTGCCTTTGAGGAGGCGGTGCGTCGCATCCTGGCGTTGGATGACAAAGTTGATCACCTCATCCACACCAACACAGTGGACTTGCAGAGGAAGAGCCCCCCTGACCCCACCTGCTGCTGA